From the Corythoichthys intestinalis isolate RoL2023-P3 chromosome 13, ASM3026506v1, whole genome shotgun sequence genome, one window contains:
- the six7 gene encoding SIX homeobox 7, with the protein MFPLPMFTAEQVARVCENLEETGDIERLGRFLWSLPAGEALNRHESVMRARALVAFHGGNFEALYQILQSHRFTRESHAKLQDLWLDAHYREAERLRGRPLGPVEKYRIRKKFPLPRTIWDGEQKTHCFKERTRSLLREWYLQDPYPNPSRKRHLAQATGLTPTQVGNWFKNRRQRDRAASAKNRLQQDPSLLTSDQEGRSRSLAPSPRLLRSPEASDSSTGTERGGTGASTPEISVSSDSEFES; encoded by the exons ATGTTCCCTCTACCCATGTTCACCGCCGAACAGGTGGCCCGCGTATGCGAGAACCTGGAGGAGACCGGCGACATCGAGCGCCTGGGTCGCTTTCTCTGGTCCCTACCGGCCGGGGAGGCCCTGAACCGCCACGAGTCGGTAATGCGCGCCCGAGCCCTGGTCGCCTTCCACGGAGGCAACTTCGAGGCGCTCTACCAGATCTTGCAGAGTCACCGCTTCACGCGGGAGTCCCACGCTAAGCTGCAGGACCTGTGGTTGGACGCGCACTACCGGGAGGCCGAGAGACTTCGGGGACGACCGTTGGGCCCCGTGGAGAAGTACCGCATTCGCAAGAAGTTCCCTTTGCCCCGAACTATCTGGGATGGCGAGCAGAAGACTCACTGCTTTAAG GAGAGGACTCGCAGTTTGCTCAGGGAGTGGTACCTCCAAGATCCTTACCCCAACCCGTCCAGGAAAAGGCACCTGGCCCAGGCGACGGGACTCACGCCCACCCAAGTGGGCAACTGGTTCAAGAACCGCCGGCAACGAGACCGGGCGGCGTCTGCCAAGAACAG ACTGCAACAGGACCCTTCCCTTCTAACCTCGGATCAGGAGGGCCGCTCCCGCTCGTTGGCGCCCTCGCCCCGCCTCTTGAGGAGTCCCGAGGCTAGCGACTCCAGCACGGGGACCGAGCGCGGAGGGACCGGTGCCTCCACGCCGGAGATCTCTGTCAGCAGCGATAGCGAATTCGAGTCCTGA
- the mta2 gene encoding metastasis-associated protein MTA2, whose translation MAANMYRVGDYVYFENSSSNPYLIRRIEELNKTANGNVEAKVVCLFRRRDISGNLNTLADSNAREFEEESKQPALADPQKHQLKHRELFLSRQFESLPATHIRGKCNVTLLNETDVLAGYLEKEDCFFYSLVFDPVQKTLLADQGEIRVGSKYQADVPEKLVEGELDNRIQEKLETKVWDSDNQLKDTQIDQFLVVARAVGTFARALDCSSSIRQPSLHMSAAAASRDITLFHAMDTLQKNNYDLAEAMSALVPQGGPVLCRDEMEEWSASEAMLFEEALEKYGKDFNDIRQDFLPWKSLASVVQFYYMWKTTDRYIQQKRLKAAEADSKLKQVYIPTYTKPNPNQIMVPGNKPGMNGAAGFQKGLNCESCHTAQSPQWYAWGPPNMQCRLCATCWIYWKKYGGLKTPTQLEGGARSGSEPGPRAHMTRQEVQGLSPFTRNEGRAKLLAKNRQTFILQTTKLTRVARRVCQDILQPRRAARRPYASINANAVKAECMIRLPKATKTPLKTKLIPRPSLANIVKDLAISAPLKLKASRGPPTPINRNQASQPRVGPGLLGKRGFDSATGTPYSANGRSYTSGMRTTSQSVIKRQKVSQGEAPNPVVFVATKDTRALRKHLTQSEMRRAARKPHLPVRIKLPPPPRPPPVPLLPSSTSEPIVLED comes from the exons ATGGCGGCCAACATGTATCGAGTGGGAG ATTACGTGTACTTTGAGAATTCTTCCAGCAACCCGTACCTGATCCGGAGGATAGAAGAGCTCAACAAg ACGGCTAACGGCAACGTGGAGGCCAAGGTTGTGTGTCTCTTCAGAAGACGGGACATCTCAGGCAACCTCAACACGCTTGCCGACAGCAACGCAA GGGAATTCGAGGAGGAGTCCAAGCAGCCGGCGCTGGCCGACCCGCAGAAGCACCAACTCAAACACAGAGAACTTTTCCTCTCGCGACAGTTTGAATCGCTCCCGGCCACTCACATCAG GGGGAAATGTAATGTCACCCTCCTCAACGAAACGGATGTCTTGGCGGGATATTTGGAGAAAGAG GACTGCTTCTTCTATTCGCTGGTGTTCGACCCAGTCCAAAAGACCCTGTTGGCCGACCAGGGAGAGATCCGGGTGGGCTCCAAGTACCAGGCGGATGTGCCCGAAAAGTTAGTGGAGG GCGAATTGGACAATCGGATCCAGGAGAAGCTGGAGACCAAAGTGTGGGATTCCGATAACCAACTCAAAGACACCCAGATTGACCAGTTTCTGGTGGTGGCGAG AGCCGTGGGGACGTTTGCCAGAGCCCTGGACTGCAGCAGCTCCATCCGCCAGCCCAGCCTGCACATGAGCGCCGCGGCTGCCTCTCGAGACATCACGCTG TTCCACGCTATGGACACGCTGCAAAAGAACAACTACGACCTGGCTGAAGCCATGTCCGCGCTGGTGCCCCAGGGGGGTCCCGTGCTCTGTCGCGACGAGATGGAAGAATGGAGCGCCTCCGAGGCCATGTTGTTTGAGGAAGCGCTGGAGAAATACGGCAAAGACTTCAACGACATCCGTCAGGACTTT CTCCCTTGGAAGTCTTTAGCCAGCGTGGTCCAGTTCTACTACATGTGGAAGACTACAGACCGCTACATTCAGCAG AAACGACTAAAGGCAGCAGAAGCGGACAGTAAGCTGAAGCAGGTCTACATCCCCACCTA CACCAAACCTAACCCCAACCAGATCATGGTGCCGGGAAACAAACCCGGCATGAACGGGGCAGCGGGGTTTCAGAAAGGACTCAACTGCGAGAGCTGTCACA CGGCCCAGTCACCTCAGTGGTACGCCTGGGGGCCCCCCAACATGCAGTGCCGACTGTGCGCCACCTGCTGGATCTACTGGAAAAAGTACGGCGGCCTGAAAACCCCCACGCAGCTTGAGGGCGGCGCAAGAAGCGGCTCG GAACCGGGTCCCCGCGCTCACATGACGCGCCAGGAGGTGCAGGGCCTGTCGCCGTTCACCCGCAACGAGGGCCGCGCCAAGCTGCTGGCCAAGAACCGCCAAACCTTCATCTTGCAGACCACAAAGCTGACCCGCGTGGCCCGGCGGGTCTGCCAGGACATCCTGCAGCCTCGACGGGCGGCGCGGCGGCCGTACGCCTCCATCAACGCCAACGCCGTCAAAGCCGAGT GTATGATTCGGTTGCCCAAGGCCACAAAAACTCCTCTCAAGACCAAGTTGATTCCCAGACCGTCGCTGGCTAACATCGTCAAGGATTTAG CTATCTCGGCTCCCCTCAAACTGAAGGCGTCCAGGGGACCCCCGACGCCCATCAACAGGAACCAGGCCAGCCAGCCTAGGGTGGGCCCGGGTCTGCTGGGAAAAAGAGGCTTCGACAGC GCCACGGGAACGCCCTACTCAGCCAACGGGAGGTCGTACACGTCGGGGATGAGAACCACCTCCCAGTCCGTCATTAAGAGGCAGAAGGTCAGCCAAGGAGAAGCCCCCAACCCCGTGGTCTTCGTGGCCACCAAGGACACCAG GGCTCTGAGGAAACACCTGACCCAATCGGAGATGCGGCGGGCGGCTCGGAAACCTCACCTCCCCGTCCGGATCAAGCTGCCGCCGCCCCCTCGTCCCCCGCCCGTCCCCCTGCTCCCCTCCAGCACCAGCGAGCCCATCGTCCTGGAAGACTAA